The genomic stretch TCAAGGGAGGCATAGAGCGCATCGGAGGCCTGTTCGGATGACTCTTCTGGACGCCATGCCCCCCGGAGCAATAGTAGCGAGAGCGATTTTTCTGGTCACCGGTATCGCAGGACTATGGGTGGGACTCTCAATAAGAAACGAATCAACACCTCAATTTGTCGTCAATTATCGAGGAGGACCCTCACGGGCCCTGGGACTACCTTTCGGAGGAGTTGGCATGCTCTCCCTATTCTTGGGGGACTACTTCAAATACCTCCCTCCCCTACTCGTGGTCTTCATTGGCGGAACAGGAGTCCTATGCATACTGGTCTGGCTTTCGAGTTTTTTGATCATGTTCCCCAGATTCCTCACCCCCTCCTGGTACCGACGGGCCCTAAAAGCCGGGGTCCCACGACACGACCCCCACCTCATGGGAAAATTCAAGGCACTCCCCAAGGAAACCCAGAAACAGCTGGTCCTACTCCGACGAGAACACGAGGCCGCACCGAACGAAACCCCAGGAACCGAAACGTCATGAACCCCACCCTGACCGGCACCTGCTTCGCCTTCGACGTGCCCGCCGCCTGGACGGCGGAGGCGAACGACGGGCTGGTCACCGCTACCTCGGACGAGTCGGTCGCGGGCTTCACCCCGAACGTCGTGCTGCGGGAGTGGCGGGTGAAACGTCCCGTCCGATCCTCCTTGGCGCGGGCATCGTGGGCGAACCTCCGGGAGATCTCCTGGAAGCAGACCGTCCTCCACGTGGAGGCGATTCCCGATCGAAAGGCCAACGGGGACATCCGGGAGCGCCGCCGGTTGTGGGCGTTCTCCGCTCCGGACGCTGCCGGAGGTGACGCCGAATCGCCTGGTTTGTTGACGATCCGCGACCTGCTGATAAGCGGAAAAGCGCTGGCGGAGCTGAAAGTGACCGCGCCCTGGCGCTCCTGGCATCGCGGCGATATGCACGAGACGATCCTGAACAGCCTCCGCCCCCTACCTCGCAAGGAACGCGGGATTCCTCGCGAGGAACTGACCGCCGACGCGCTCCTCTGCGACGAGTGGGCGGAGCGGCGCGACGACGCGCCCCGGGAAAACCTGGAGATCCTCGAACCGCCCGAACTTCAGCCGGTCATACCTTATTCCCCGTGGCGAGCCGAACCCGTCGACACCGCCCCTGTCATTCCCTGCCTCTCCACCGAGGTCGTCGAGCTCCCCGAGAAAGCCTTCAAGGCCTTCAACGACCTGGCATTACTCGACCGCTCTGCGAAGAAAACAATGCTGACCTACACCGGCTGGAAGCTGGTGCGGGCAGGGTTGACGGGCTGGGACGGTGTGTTCACAGAGCTGGGGGCGCGGGTGGCTCGGCACCTACGAAACGGACGGCACCTGACATTGCAGGTGAAGGGCTCTTCACCGAGGCTGCTGACCTTCTGGATCGACGGCCCGACCGCCCTGGCTGTCTTGTCCTTCATCTGCCCATACACCACTTCCGACAGGAGCGCCCTCGGTTTCTGCCCCACGGAGCGGATTCCCCGGGTCCTACTGGAGCTGATTGGATTCCATCCCGTCTGGAACATGCGTTTCCGCTACACCGTGACGCGATACGAGCTGCTGGCAAAGCTGCTGGCCGACATCCCACCCAGCACCGCGACCCGGAGGGATGCCGTCGCATTCTCCGCGCAGCCTTGGGTTCCGATGTCCCTGCTCGGTCCGGACGGGGAACCGGCGCTCACCTGGGTGATGACCCCACACCGCGGGGCCGCGATCCTGAGGAACCGGGCGGATGAGGACGAGATCACCGTGACCAGCAACCCACGACGACCCTTCTGGGAGCTCCTCCTGGATGCCTCAATGCGACTCGCCCGGCAGGGATCCAACTCATGATCCTGCTTGATTCCGCACAGCGCGGCACCACATCCCCCGTGTCCTTGGGCATCTTCCTGGTTGTCCTCGGAATCCTGGCGCTCTGGGGAGGGATACGCATGCGGAATGCGCGGATCCCGAATTTCGTCACGACCTACAACGGAAGATCCTCAGGAACCCTGGCCCTGCCCTACACGGGGATCTGTCTGATCTGTTTGGGCGTCGCGGATTCACTTCCCGTGTGGGCGAAAGGACTGATCGGCCTGATCTTCTTCCCCACCGGGGCCATCGCGCTGCTGGGGATGCTTTTCTGGTTCCCACGTTTCCTGCTGCCCGCCTGGTACCGCAGAGCGATCAAGGCCGGAATTCCCCGCAACGACCGCCATCTCATGGGCTGGTTCAAAGAACTCTCCGAGAACGGCCAAGAGGAGCTGATCCGATTGCGTGAGGAACACGAAACCCGAACCTCCGCCACTGATTGACCCCACGACCCACAGAAGATAACGTCGTTACCCAACATTGTCGTCGCAACTGCGCGGAGGGGTCGTGAGTCGCAGCTCGGAACTGACGAGACAACGCATCCTGGAGGCAGCCTCGGAGGAGTTCCAGGCCCACGGCTTCCAGGAGGCCAGCATGCGGCGCATCGCGCACGTCGCGGAAACCACAACGGGTGCGATCTACCACTACTTCCCCAGCAAGGAGTTGCTCTTCGACGCACTCGTGCACGAACCCACCGAGCAGCTGTTCGAGCTGTGGGTCACTCTCCACGAGTCACCGGAAACCAACGCCTTCGAGGCCCACGACCGTTCCGCCGACTGCACCGCCGCAGTCCTCACCTTCGTCTACGACCACATCGACGCGTTCCGGTTGGTTTTCTGCCACGCAGCCGGGACGAAGTACGAGGACTATCCTGAACGGCTGATCGCCGTCGAGGAGGTGATCTACCGTCTTCTCCCCGGGCTCGACAATTCCCCTGCGGACGAGCTCTTCCTCCGCACCGTCGCAGCCTCGGGCATCGAGGCGTTGCGCAAAGCGGTTGAGCACGGCCTTTCCCGCAAAGAGGCCCACAAATACATGAATAAAACCCGAGAGTTCCGCCTGAACGGCTGGAGCGCTCTGGCCGCCGCCTGAAACACGAACCACGAGCAACCACGCAACGCCCCGGAGGGCACAATGATATTCGAGACGACGTTCGGCAGGGTGACCTCGGAGGGGGTTGGGGTATCCAGAAGCGGAAAACCCATCCAGCGTTTCCTGGGAATCCCCTACGCCCGGGCCGAGCGATTCCAGGATCCCGAACCCATCGCCCCCATCAAGGGTCAGGACGTCAATTCAGGAAAAGGACACTGCTTCCCCCAGCACATGCCCTCCACATTCATGAATTTCCTCCTGAAGAACATCCAGCCTCGACGGGAATGGCAACCGCGGGAGGACATCCAGGGCGAGGACTCCCTGCGCATCAACGTCTGGACCTCCGATCTGGAGACCCAGAAACCGGTGCTCGTCTTCCTCCACGGCGGCGACTGCGGATCCGGCACAACCCCCATCTACGACGGCGCCCACCTCGCCGAACAAGACATCGTCGTGGTCACGATCAACTACCGGATCGGGCTGTTCGGACACCTCCACGTGGTCGACGGGGACCGGATCAGCTGTGACCGCGCCCTCCTTGACCAACAGCTGGCCCTGCGCTGGATCCGAACCCACATCGCGGAACTCGGCGGAGACCCCGACAACATCACCCTGATGGGACACTGCAGCGGCGCGTTCTACGCCCTGCACCAAATCCTCAACCCCTACAACCGGGACCTTTTCCATCGCCTGATCCTGTGCAGCGGACAGGGCATCACACCCAATCCCCTGATCCCGGAAAAGGAACGCGAAGCATTTCAGGATTTCCTCTCCAAGAATCGCCTATCCAGCTATTCCGAACTTCTTTCCTTACCCCCGGAGAAGATTCTCAAACTCAAACCTCCGCAGACCTTCTTGTCCACCACCGTGGATGAAACATTCTTCCTGGGAGATCCCCTCGAATCACTGGAGGAGGGGTATTTCCCACGCATCCCCGTCATCATCGGTTCGGCCTCCGACGAGCTGTCCATGCTCAAAGTTCCCATGCAGTACAAGCGCTTGGGAATCGCAACCAGCAAATCCAAGTTCCCGTCCGCCGTCGAGAAGATGTTCGGTCCCCGGGCAGGAGAAATCGCGGAAGCGTTGCGCCCGGAGGCGGACGACGTCGCCGACCTCCAGATCAAGATGATGGAGCTGGTGATGTTCCACGGTCCCGCCCTCAACCTGATGGACAGGTTCTCACGGTTCACCGACATCTACGGGTACCGCTTCGAGTACATCCCGCAGCTCTACCACGGGTTGCGCGGTGCCTTCCACGGCGCGGAGGTCGCGATGTTCTTCGACAACCTGGACAGACTGAACGTCCCGATCAACGACGAGAACAACTTCGGCATCACCACGATCCAGCAGGATTGGTTGTCGTTCCTCTACGAGGGAGTCATCCGCGAACGCTCCTACTTCGACTCGGAGGACACCATCACCCATTACCGGGGTCAGCCCAAGGACATCGACTTCCCGCATGCCGATCTCCTGCGGGATCTGGAGGGAAACGACCTCGCAAATCAGCTGTTCAACACCTTCATGCGTCACCGCTGAGTACCGCTGCCGCGGGCACACTCCCGCCGTGGTTTCGGCACGACCCGCTCGCTGACGTCCGCAGGCCGGAGCCAACCCTCAGGAAGAAGTCTCCCCGTGGAGCACCGGGTAGTCGGTGTATCCGCTGGCCCCACCGCCGTAGACCGTCTCCTGGATCGGGGTGTTCTCCGGTGCGCCGGTGCGCCAGCGCTCCACCAGGTCCGGATTGGCCAGCGCAGGCCTGCCCACCCCCACCGCCTCGGCCACGCCGTCGGCGACGAGGGCGGCTGCTTCCTCCCGGTCCGTCACGGTCTCGAAACCCCGATTCGCCACCAGCGGGGCACCGACGGTACGTCGGATCCCCTGCACCAGATCGCCGTCGGGGGCTGTGTGGAGGATGTCGATGAACCCCAACCCCAGCGAGGTGAGTTCCCGGGCGAGGTGCTGGTAGGTGGCCTCGACGTCAACGGGATCGGTTTCCTCGATGCCCTGAATGTTGTGCTCGGGCGACAACCGGATGGAGGTGCGCTGCCCGCCGATCTCGGCGGCGACCGCCCGCGTCACCTCGAGGGCCAGGCGTGCTCGCCGATGCGGATCGCCGCCCCATTCATCGTCGCGCATGTTGGTGTTGGGCGCGAGGAACTGATGGATCAGGTAGCCGTTGGCACCGTGGATCTGAACGCCGTCCATTCCGGCATCGACGGCGTTGCGGGCTGCCCGCACCCAGGATTCGATGATTCGTTCGATCTCGGGTCCGGTGAGGGCTTCGGCCTGGACGTAGTCGACGCGTCCCGACTGATTGTGCGTGTATCCGGGGGCCGTCGTTGCACTGGCCGAGACCACCCGACCGGTTCCGTTGATCGTCGGATGGCTGAGCCGTCCGGCGTGCATGATCTGCATGACGATGGTGCCACCGTGTGCGTGCACCGCGTCGGTCACCTTCTGCCACCCCGTCACCTGTCCGGCTGTCTCAATGCCCGGTTGCCCCAGCCAGGTGCGCGCCGCCAGGTCGGGAAACGCTCCCTCCGTCACGATCAGCCCCATCGATGCACGCTGCGCGTAGTACTCGGCGACCATGTCGCTGGGGACACCGTCCCGACCGCAGCGGAGCCGGGTCATCGGCGCCATGACGAGCCGGTTGCGTACACGGTAGGGGCCGAGGTCACAGGGGGAGAAAAGATCCATGGGGACCATCCTCACCCCAACAGTCGGTTCGGGCAACAACCCACGTCGCACAGTCCCCTACATTGTCGGGTTTCGATGATCTCGATGACCTTCGCAAGGACATTTCCCCTTGGCCCACTCCCCATCGTCAGGTTACAAACCAGCCTCAACCATGCACTGGATCGCACGTGAGCAGCCCGAGCCGTTCGAGGAGACGCGGAACCGCGGTCGACGGACTCGCTCCCTGCTCATTCGCCCCGGGAATGGTCGCCCCTGTCAGGCAGCATCGTCGCACCGCATCTGGGAAGGCGTCGTAGGGAAAATCCTTCGGGAGGTTCTTAGCCGCCGCCCCAGTGAGTCCGGTCAGCCGCATGTAATGCCTCTTGGCATCCTCTTGGTCCCGGTATTTCTGCACCCTTTCGTAGTGCGCGTTCAACCACACCTCGAAACACGGAGTGGAGACGATGCCGACCATCCGTGTCCCACGCACCCTCCGGCAGGCCTCGAGGAAGCCCTGCCGATCCTTTCCGTCGTGGTCGACGACGATCCAGACCTCGTCGTACTCGTCCAGTCCTCCCTGGCTCCTCGTGAGGTTTCTGACGATGGTCTCTGGCTCCTTGCCGTTTTCTCCCCTGACCGTGATGGAAAGGTTGGCACCACGCGGTACGCGGCGGCGGATTCCCTCCAGATAGCTCTTCTCGGTCTTCTCCCCATTGGTGACGAGCAGGATCGTCGTCCGGGTCGCGCGGAGCGCGGTTCGGCGTCGAAGTTTTCCACTCATTTCCGGTCATTCCGCAGCACTGGTGGATGCCGCGAGGGCCTCCGGCAAGTCGAAAAGTTTCGACAGATCGAGAGTGGGCAAAGCACCGAAACGACCGGCCAGATAACGTTTCTGTTCGTTGTTTCCGGGGCGCGAATCGAAATCAGCGAGCGAGTAGAGTTCACTGGCGCCATTTTGTCCCTTTTCCGTGAACCAGATCTCGCCGGCTTCCAGGCAGCGTTCTGGATGGTTTCCCATGAGTGAGGTGTCATGGGTAGAGAAGAGGATCTGGGCCCCAGTCCGGTTGATGTCGGGGTCCTTGAACATGGTCACCAGGGCCGCCGCCAGAAGTGGGTGCAGGCTGGCGTCGAGTTCATCGATGACAAGAAGCGCGCCACGCGCCAGGACGTCGACAGCGGGGGCAGCAGTGGCGAGCCACGTGATTGTGCCATCGCTCTGGGCGCCGAGGCCGAGCTCAAATTCCTCGCCATCGAGGCCACCGTGGGTGAACACGAGTGATCTCATGACTGGGTCGATGGCATCTCTGGGAATTTCTCCCGGTTCGTCCACCGCCGCGGCGAGCATGGCGCGGATTCGCGCCAGCACGTTCGGGGGAACCTGTTGCTCCTGAACCTCGACTCCGACAATTCCCAAGTCGGCGACGGCTGCGAGCGCGTCGATGATTTCTTTCCAGCCAGCCGGCGCCTCCACCATCCGCGACATGACCCATTGCAGCCGTTGCTGCTCGTTGTCGCTCTCCCGGCGGACGGGAAGAAGAGCCGTGCCTCTTCTCAGACCTCTTGCTATGGGCTGAAAAGTGGCGTGGCGATAGCGTGCGGCAACCGCGAGCATGAGATCGCCGGGTGTGAGTATGCGCCTCACCTCAGCGGTGGGGCCCTTGACCGATGCACCCACTCGCATCTCCATCTCGGTGTCGGGGCCGTGTTGCTCTCGGGCGAACAGAAGGCGTCGAACGCCTTTGGGGTAGGCGATCAGAGACTCTGAGCGCACGCCCCAGGGAACGGCCTCGACGACGTAGCGGTATCGCACGTCGTCAGTCACGAAGTTGGCCTCGTACACGGTGGGGTGTTCCGGAGAAACCGCAGCGTGAGGCCGATAGAGGGGCGTTCCCGGTTCAGCCACTGCGGCGCCCAGACGAGCCAGGGCTGCCAAGAGAGTCGACTTGCCCGATGCGTTCGCCCCGTAGAGCGCCGCCACGCGGTAGGTGACGTCCTCCCAGGTCTGTGGCGCCTTCGGGGTCTGGGTACGCAGGCTCGGGCGCACGAAGGACAGCTGGGCCGACTCCGTGAAGCACTGGTAGTTGGAGACGGTGAAGTCGAGCAGCATGACCGCAACACTACCAGCAGATCGCAGATTTGAGTCATTTTCGGAAAAATTTTCCCAGATCAGCGCTTTTTCAAGGATTCACTTGGCGATTTCCCGCCTTTTGGGCAGCTCACATCAACGCCGGTGAGCTCGTCACGCAGGGACGACGGCGAGTCTTCTCAGCCGGCCAGGTCCTTGATCATGATGAGCTCGTCGCCCTCCTCGCGATACTCGACGAAGCCGGCGCGCCGGTACAGACGCAGGGCGGGATTCGCCTTCTGCACGGACAGGGATGCCCGCCGATGGCCGAGGGTTCGCAGGTGATCGAGCAACCGATCCATCAGGACCGTGCCAATGCCCTGGCCCCGGTGTTCGGGCAGCAGCGAGATCGACAGCAATGGGGTGGCATCGTCGACGTGGCCGTACGTCCTGACGATGCGAGCCCACGCCGCCCCGACCACCGCACCCTCGACCTCCGCCACCAGGCAGTGATCGTCGGGGAGGGTACCGAAACCCTCGATGAACGCGGCGAGCTCGGGTTCACGGATGATCGAACGTGGAATCTCGCCATCGAAGTCCTCGGGGATGAAAATCGCCTCGTACAGGAAGTCCTCGAGTAGCGGGTACTCCGCCTCCCGCATCTGCCGGATCACGGTTCCCGTGGGCACGGTTGTCTCCCTTCACGTCGGATGGCCTCACCCCAGTTCTACGCATCCGGTCCCGCGACAATATCGCAGGATCAGCATCAATGGCTATCGCATGCGCTTACTCTGCCGCATCGATCATCTCGTCAAGAATGGCAAGATCACGCCGCATAGAAAGGCTCCGCTTCGGCCAGCACATGGTCACGCATCCGACGATGAATGGCTCGACGAGAGACGAGGTCCACTCTCCGCCCAAGAATTTCGGACAGTCCCTCCGTAAGATCCTCGATCTCCCACCCCAAACGCACACCAGGTTTCAGAGAAAACAGGAGATCAATGTCGCTATCAGGGCCGGCGTCCCCACGCGCCACGGAGCCGAAAATTTCAAGGCTCGCGATCCCGTAGCGTTCACACAATTCGCGCAAACGTTCGTGGTCCACGACTTGGATCGTCATGTTCAAAGTCTAGATGCCACCCAACCCATCCCCCGCCAGCGGTTCACCGGCCTCCCCTGAGTTGCGGCGCAGACATCCCGTCGCCCCGCGGTTCGCTGGCCTTACCGGTGAACGCCTGCCTTACAGGCAAACGCCAGCGCTACAGCGCAAGCAAACGACCATAAGACAAGCGAGCCCTGGGGCGACACCGGAGGACGGCGGCTTCTACGTGGTGAAGTAGACCGCGATCGTTTGTTTGTCGGCCTCCACCGCGGATTGTTCGATGAGGGAACTGGCCTGGTCGGTGAGGACCTTGGCGCGGGCGTCGAGGATGGTCTGGGCCACACCTGAGGTGTAGAGCTCCTGCTTGAGGCGGTCGCGTTCCGCCGACACCTTGGTCTCGCCGTCCATGAGCGAGTTGAACCGGTCCACCAGGGCATTCGCCCTCGTTCCGCGTCCGCCACCGTCACCGGGTTGCTGTCTGGCATCCGGGGGCTGCTGGCCTCCGGCGCCACCCGGGGGCTGGCCATTCGACGGTGCACTCCCGTCCCCCGATGGCTGGCCGCCCCCACCGGGGGGTTGGCCGCCGTCGCCGTGCCACCGCTGCCCGACCCCGGCTCCAGGTTTGAGGCCGAAGGCGCAGTTGTGGTCCCATGCGACCACAGTCATCTGGTTTGCCTGCTCCGCCCACCACAGGAAGGAGTTGTTGCCGGGTCCGGTGATGTCGTCGAAGTTGTCGATAACATCCTCGAAGGCCAGGTAGGTGACCATCTTGTCGACGTCGACCCGCTGCGCTAGCCCCGACTGGAAATCGGCATCGCTGGACTCGTTGATAAACTGCAGGAACTCGATCAGCGGGGTGAGATTCGCCTCCCCGGTTTCCTGGTCGAAGACGTCCTTGTAGGCAGACTCGTCGGTGCCGCGGTAGGTGTAGTCGCCGGTGGATTCCGCCTTGTACAGCAGCCCCGCGACGTCGAAATTCTGCGCCACCCAGGATTCGTCGAGATCCTGGCAGGTCAGCCGCAGCACCGGGTCGGAGCCGTTGACACTGAGGCTGATGTGGGCAGCCTTCTCGCTGGCCAGCCCGGTTGTGGCGAGCAGATCGAGGGCCACCGCCTCATTCAGGGCGGAGGTCGTCGCACCGGCGCGGATCACCATGCGGGTCATACCCTCGTGGTTCGCGCCGTCGACGAACTTGTCGAATCGCACCAGCCACGGCAACTGCTGTGGTGCGGTGTCGGCGGAGACTCCCTGCAGGGACGAGTTTCCCTTCAACTTCAGCCCGGCTTTTTCGTGCGCGACCCCATCGACGGTGACCGTTGCCTCGATCCAGTTCTTGGTCTGGTTCGACGTGTAGGCGGTGATCATTTCCTGATAGGCGCTCTGGTCGACGGTGATCTCCACCGAGTGGAGCGAATCCGCGGCGAGATAGCCGTTGGTCACACCGCCCGCCGATGCGCTCGATGTTCCCTGCGACCCCACGGCCTGGAGCGACGCGCATCCAGTCAGGGCGACGGTCCCGACCGCCCCCACACCCAGTGCGGCGAGAACACCGCGACGAGATATCCGTTTCATGAATCCTCCTGATGCTGTTCGGAGATTCTATGGAACCGAGGGGTCCTGAGCCGCGGCCCAGCCGACGCTGTGCTCCCGCTGTCAATTCGTCGACCCGCACAGAGACCTACCGTTCACGGACAAGAACCTGGCCTGGGGATCGAGCAGAGTTCGAGACCCGGACCGGTATGTCCGGAAGTGTTCCCGCGAGCCGATCCTCCAGAGCGGCTGCGCGACCCCTGAGAAAATCGCACCATAAGCACCAGGAATACCTTTGGATGCGGTATGCGAAATCCTGACTT from Arachnia propionica encodes the following:
- a CDS encoding nucleotidyltransferase family protein, with the protein product MTIQVVDHERLRELCERYGIASLEIFGSVARGDAGPDSDIDLLFSLKPGVRLGWEIEDLTEGLSEILGRRVDLVSRRAIHRRMRDHVLAEAEPFYAA
- a CDS encoding alpha/beta fold hydrolase: MIFETTFGRVTSEGVGVSRSGKPIQRFLGIPYARAERFQDPEPIAPIKGQDVNSGKGHCFPQHMPSTFMNFLLKNIQPRREWQPREDIQGEDSLRINVWTSDLETQKPVLVFLHGGDCGSGTTPIYDGAHLAEQDIVVVTINYRIGLFGHLHVVDGDRISCDRALLDQQLALRWIRTHIAELGGDPDNITLMGHCSGAFYALHQILNPYNRDLFHRLILCSGQGITPNPLIPEKEREAFQDFLSKNRLSSYSELLSLPPEKILKLKPPQTFLSTTVDETFFLGDPLESLEEGYFPRIPVIIGSASDELSMLKVPMQYKRLGIATSKSKFPSAVEKMFGPRAGEIAEALRPEADDVADLQIKMMELVMFHGPALNLMDRFSRFTDIYGYRFEYIPQLYHGLRGAFHGAEVAMFFDNLDRLNVPINDENNFGITTIQQDWLSFLYEGVIRERSYFDSEDTITHYRGQPKDIDFPHADLLRDLEGNDLANQLFNTFMRHR
- a CDS encoding GNAT family N-acetyltransferase, which encodes MPTGTVIRQMREAEYPLLEDFLYEAIFIPEDFDGEIPRSIIREPELAAFIEGFGTLPDDHCLVAEVEGAVVGAAWARIVRTYGHVDDATPLLSISLLPEHRGQGIGTVLMDRLLDHLRTLGHRRASLSVQKANPALRLYRRAGFVEYREEGDELIMIKDLAG
- a CDS encoding alkene reductase, whose product is MDLFSPCDLGPYRVRNRLVMAPMTRLRCGRDGVPSDMVAEYYAQRASMGLIVTEGAFPDLAARTWLGQPGIETAGQVTGWQKVTDAVHAHGGTIVMQIMHAGRLSHPTINGTGRVVSASATTAPGYTHNQSGRVDYVQAEALTGPEIERIIESWVRAARNAVDAGMDGVQIHGANGYLIHQFLAPNTNMRDDEWGGDPHRRARLALEVTRAVAAEIGGQRTSIRLSPEHNIQGIEETDPVDVEATYQHLARELTSLGLGFIDILHTAPDGDLVQGIRRTVGAPLVANRGFETVTDREEAAALVADGVAEAVGVGRPALANPDLVERWRTGAPENTPIQETVYGGGASGYTDYPVLHGETSS
- a CDS encoding RloB family protein, with the translated sequence MSGKLRRRTALRATRTTILLVTNGEKTEKSYLEGIRRRVPRGANLSITVRGENGKEPETIVRNLTRSQGGLDEYDEVWIVVDHDGKDRQGFLEACRRVRGTRMVGIVSTPCFEVWLNAHYERVQKYRDQEDAKRHYMRLTGLTGAAAKNLPKDFPYDAFPDAVRRCCLTGATIPGANEQGASPSTAVPRLLERLGLLTCDPVHG
- a CDS encoding helix-turn-helix domain-containing protein translates to MSRSSELTRQRILEAASEEFQAHGFQEASMRRIAHVAETTTGAIYHYFPSKELLFDALVHEPTEQLFELWVTLHESPETNAFEAHDRSADCTAAVLTFVYDHIDAFRLVFCHAAGTKYEDYPERLIAVEEVIYRLLPGLDNSPADELFLRTVAASGIEALRKAVEHGLSRKEAHKYMNKTREFRLNGWSALAAA
- a CDS encoding ATP-binding protein translates to MLLDFTVSNYQCFTESAQLSFVRPSLRTQTPKAPQTWEDVTYRVAALYGANASGKSTLLAALARLGAAVAEPGTPLYRPHAAVSPEHPTVYEANFVTDDVRYRYVVEAVPWGVRSESLIAYPKGVRRLLFAREQHGPDTEMEMRVGASVKGPTAEVRRILTPGDLMLAVAARYRHATFQPIARGLRRGTALLPVRRESDNEQQRLQWVMSRMVEAPAGWKEIIDALAAVADLGIVGVEVQEQQVPPNVLARIRAMLAAAVDEPGEIPRDAIDPVMRSLVFTHGGLDGEEFELGLGAQSDGTITWLATAAPAVDVLARGALLVIDELDASLHPLLAAALVTMFKDPDINRTGAQILFSTHDTSLMGNHPERCLEAGEIWFTEKGQNGASELYSLADFDSRPGNNEQKRYLAGRFGALPTLDLSKLFDLPEALAASTSAAE
- a CDS encoding CotH kinase family protein, encoding MKRISRRGVLAALGVGAVGTVALTGCASLQAVGSQGTSSASAGGVTNGYLAADSLHSVEITVDQSAYQEMITAYTSNQTKNWIEATVTVDGVAHEKAGLKLKGNSSLQGVSADTAPQQLPWLVRFDKFVDGANHEGMTRMVIRAGATTSALNEAVALDLLATTGLASEKAAHISLSVNGSDPVLRLTCQDLDESWVAQNFDVAGLLYKAESTGDYTYRGTDESAYKDVFDQETGEANLTPLIEFLQFINESSDADFQSGLAQRVDVDKMVTYLAFEDVIDNFDDITGPGNNSFLWWAEQANQMTVVAWDHNCAFGLKPGAGVGQRWHGDGGQPPGGGGQPSGDGSAPSNGQPPGGAGGQQPPDARQQPGDGGGRGTRANALVDRFNSLMDGETKVSAERDRLKQELYTSGVAQTILDARAKVLTDQASSLIEQSAVEADKQTIAVYFTT